CCGTGAACTCGCCCCGGACGTCGTGCTGATGGACATCCGCATGCCCGAGCTGAACGGGATCGAGGCGACGCGGGAGATCGTCGCGGCGGACGGTGCGGCGAAAGTGCTGGTGCTGACGACGTTCGACCTCGACGAGTACGTGTACCAGGCGCTTCGGGCGGGCGCCTCGGGCTTCCTGCTGAAGGACGCCTCGGCCCGTCAACTGGCGGACGGCGTGCGGGTGGTGGCCTCCGGCGAGGCCCTGCTGGCGCCCTCGGTCACCAGACGCCTGATCACGGAGTTCTCGAAGCTCTCCGACTCCCCCCGCCTGATGTCCTCCGCCCACGCGGCGTACGGCGAACTGACCGAGCGCGAGACGGAGGTCCTGGTCCTGATCGCCCAGGGTCTGTCGAACGCGGAGATAGCCGAGCGCCTGGTGGTCGCGGAGTCCACGATCAAGACCCACGTCAGCCGG
Above is a window of Streptomyces sp. NBC_00490 DNA encoding:
- a CDS encoding response regulator transcription factor codes for the protein MRQGTIRVLIADDQMMVREGFSVLLNAMPDIEVVGEAVNGREAVDRVRELAPDVVLMDIRMPELNGIEATREIVAADGAAKVLVLTTFDLDEYVYQALRAGASGFLLKDASARQLADGVRVVASGEALLAPSVTRRLITEFSKLSDSPRLMSSAHAAYGELTERETEVLVLIAQGLSNAEIAERLVVAESTIKTHVSRVLVKLGLRDRTQAAVFAYEARLVTPG